The Variovorax paradoxus B4 genome includes a region encoding these proteins:
- a CDS encoding acyl-CoA thioester hydrolase/BAAT C-terminal domain-containing protein, with translation MAAHARPHSDRVLRHALEWMSAQPGVSAKHLAVVGVSRGGGLALLLSATFLSIRAVVAYLPSGIVWPAYPPSCHGAWTLSGKEIPYADTLSCDPWRRPSSTVIKPSKFDCYLVPLEDADHAARTSIPVEHINGPALLIVGAGRNLTHPGCGCRNWSLGWRESLPTLCIRSRSTGWRVARSNPDLNAASLLRRLAEVSPNTAAENYNAIHTGSLSEHDLREKVHWLDTRERRPVSVQGSEHHVELRLDDGFNHHAWILFDDLWASSHPELALSILRFSGPLDVNL, from the coding sequence ATTGCCGCCCACGCTCGACCGCATTCCGATCGAGTACTTCGGCACGCGCTGGAATGGATGTCGGCACAACCCGGTGTCTCGGCAAAGCACCTGGCGGTTGTGGGTGTCTCGCGAGGCGGAGGGCTGGCATTGCTGCTCAGTGCGACCTTCCTCAGCATTCGCGCGGTTGTCGCCTATCTCCCCAGCGGCATCGTGTGGCCGGCTTACCCGCCGAGTTGTCACGGCGCATGGACGCTGAGCGGCAAAGAGATCCCGTACGCAGACACCCTCTCTTGCGACCCATGGCGCAGGCCATCGTCCACCGTCATCAAACCGAGCAAGTTCGACTGCTACCTTGTTCCATTGGAGGACGCCGACCACGCGGCCAGGACGTCCATCCCGGTGGAGCACATCAACGGGCCGGCCCTCCTGATTGTTGGCGCCGGCCGAAATTTGACCCACCCGGGGTGCGGTTGCCGGAACTGGTCGCTTGGCTGGCGGGAGTCTCTCCCGACGTTGTGCATCCGCTCGAGATCGACTGGCTGGCGAGTCGCTCGCAGCAACCCCGACCTAAACGCCGCTTCATTGCTCCGCCGCCTGGCGGAGGTGTCGCCCAACACAGCCGCCGAGAACTACAACGCCATTCACACAGGAAGTCTTTCGGAGCATGACCTGCGCGAAAAAGTTCATTGGTTGGACACGCGGGAGCGACGGCCCGTAAGCGTTCAAGGCAGCGAGCACCATGTCGAGTTGCGACTTGACGATGGATTCAACCACCATGCGTGGATACTCTTCGATGACCTCTGGGCATCGTCGCACCCAGAGCTAGCACTCTCTATCTTGCGGTTCTCCGGGCCACTCGACGTGAACTTGTAG
- a CDS encoding 3-deoxy-7-phosphoheptulonate synthase — protein sequence MPRLDDPLHDAEIGSRDSTLDTTRIDDVRIGAVRPLITPALLQERVPVRDNTLALVEGSRAAIADVLHGRDDRLVVVVGPCSIHDHDQAIEYAQRLKTVADSLQDDLLIVMRAYFEKPRTTVGWKGYINDPHLDGSFAINEGLERARRLLLELTTLGLPTGTEFLDLLSPQFIADLIAWGAIGARTTESQSHRQLASGLSCPVGFKNGTDGGVKVAADAILAARAPHAFMGMTKMGMAAIFETRGNDDCHVILRGGKAPNYSAADIAASCEALLANGLRPQVMVDVSHGNSSKQHQRQIVVAEDVAAQIAAGERRITGIMIESQLEEGRQDLKPGVPLKHGVSITDACIGFAQTVPVLEGLASAVKARRRLSKV from the coding sequence ATGCCCCGCCTCGACGACCCCCTCCACGACGCCGAAATCGGCTCCCGCGACAGCACGCTCGACACCACCCGGATCGACGACGTGCGCATCGGCGCCGTTCGCCCGCTCATCACCCCTGCCTTGCTGCAGGAACGCGTGCCCGTGCGCGACAACACGCTGGCGCTGGTCGAAGGCAGCCGTGCGGCGATCGCCGACGTGCTGCACGGTCGCGACGACCGGCTGGTCGTGGTGGTCGGCCCATGCTCCATCCACGACCACGACCAGGCCATTGAATACGCACAGCGTCTGAAGACCGTTGCCGATTCCCTGCAGGACGACCTGCTGATCGTGATGCGTGCCTACTTCGAGAAGCCGCGCACCACCGTGGGCTGGAAAGGCTACATCAATGACCCGCACCTGGACGGCAGCTTCGCGATCAACGAAGGGCTGGAGCGCGCGCGGCGCCTGCTGCTCGAGCTGACCACTCTGGGCCTGCCGACCGGCACCGAGTTCCTCGACCTGTTGAGCCCCCAGTTCATTGCCGACCTGATCGCCTGGGGTGCCATCGGGGCTCGCACCACCGAAAGCCAAAGCCATCGGCAGCTGGCCTCGGGCCTGAGCTGCCCCGTCGGGTTCAAGAACGGCACGGATGGGGGCGTCAAGGTTGCGGCCGACGCCATCCTCGCGGCCCGTGCGCCGCATGCCTTCATGGGCATGACCAAGATGGGCATGGCGGCAATTTTCGAGACTCGCGGCAACGACGACTGCCATGTGATCCTGCGCGGTGGCAAGGCACCCAACTATTCGGCCGCGGATATCGCGGCCAGCTGCGAGGCGCTGCTCGCGAACGGCCTGCGGCCCCAGGTCATGGTCGACGTCTCGCACGGCAACAGCAGCAAGCAGCATCAGCGGCAGATCGTGGTCGCCGAAGACGTGGCGGCGCAGATCGCGGCCGGCGAGCGGCGCATCACAGGCATCATGATCGAGAGCCAACTCGAGGAAGGACGGCAGGACCTGAAGCCAGGCGTCCCGCTGAAGCACGGTGTCTCGATCACCGACGCCTGCATCGGCTTTGCCCAGACGGTGCCGGTGCTCGAAGGTCTGGCTTCGGCGGTCAAGGCGCGGCGGCGCCTGTCGAAGGTGTGA
- a CDS encoding VOC family protein, with product MQPRITVITLGVEDLERAVAFYRDGLGLPTVGIVGQEFENGAVAFFDLQDGLKLAVWPRSSIAADAGLALRAGGPLEFTLGHNVASKADVDAVMQQATRAGATVVKTAADTFYGGYAGYFMDPDGHLWEAVYNPQLLPKG from the coding sequence ATGCAACCAAGAATCACCGTCATCACCCTTGGCGTCGAGGATCTGGAGAGAGCCGTCGCTTTCTATCGCGACGGGCTCGGCCTGCCTACCGTCGGCATCGTGGGCCAGGAGTTCGAAAACGGCGCCGTCGCCTTCTTCGACCTGCAGGACGGGCTCAAACTCGCCGTGTGGCCGCGCTCGAGCATCGCCGCCGATGCCGGCCTCGCGCTGCGCGCAGGCGGGCCGCTTGAATTCACCCTCGGGCACAACGTCGCGTCGAAGGCCGACGTGGACGCGGTGATGCAGCAAGCCACGAGGGCCGGTGCCACCGTGGTGAAAACTGCGGCGGACACTTTCTACGGTGGATACGCCGGCTACTTCATGGACCCGGACGGGCACCTGTGGGAGGCGGTCTACAACCCCCAGTTGCTACCCAAAGGTTGA
- a CDS encoding AAA family ATPase, which translates to MANPVLIVLGGLPGTGKTTIARELVARSPCTYLRIDTIEQALMKSSSLEEVGPAGYVVACELAGSILALGMSVVADCVNPLPVTREAWRAVATGTSSGLLEVEIVCSDQAEHRRRVESRTTDIPGLIPPTWEAVMRHEYETWTTSRLVIDSALVGASEAAHLIMERSRGQLRASERPTSGCERG; encoded by the coding sequence ATGGCGAACCCGGTGCTGATTGTTCTCGGCGGGCTGCCGGGCACCGGCAAGACCACCATTGCGCGCGAACTCGTTGCCCGTTCGCCCTGCACCTATCTGCGCATCGACACCATCGAGCAGGCGCTCATGAAATCGAGCTCCCTCGAGGAGGTTGGCCCCGCAGGCTACGTCGTTGCCTGCGAGCTTGCCGGATCCATCCTCGCGCTTGGCATGTCAGTGGTCGCCGATTGCGTCAATCCACTCCCGGTCACCCGCGAAGCATGGCGCGCGGTGGCAACGGGCACATCCTCGGGCTTGCTCGAGGTTGAAATCGTGTGCTCTGACCAGGCCGAACACCGCAGGCGCGTGGAGAGCCGGACGACCGACATTCCGGGCCTCATTCCGCCGACGTGGGAAGCGGTTATGCGCCACGAATACGAGACCTGGACCACGAGCCGCCTGGTCATCGATTCGGCGCTCGTCGGCGCGAGCGAGGCGGCCCACCTGATTATGGAGCGGTCGCGCGGCCAGTTGCGGGCGAGTGAACGGCCTACATCCGGCTGCGAGCGAGGCTGA
- a CDS encoding GNAT family N-acetyltransferase, translating to MQIRSAVASDADAVHRLLSANGWAHRIAGLEHLGQLISASQQAVIALADDGEIIGFARAISDGMSNGYLSMVVVAEPFRRQGIGQALVQHVLGSETDITWVLRAGRSGAAEFFAKLGFSPSSVAMERPRGQRLRIEV from the coding sequence ATGCAGATTCGCAGCGCTGTGGCTTCCGATGCCGATGCGGTTCATCGCCTTCTTTCGGCCAACGGATGGGCACACCGGATCGCCGGCCTCGAGCACCTCGGCCAGCTGATCTCGGCGTCGCAGCAGGCGGTGATTGCGTTGGCAGATGATGGTGAGATCATCGGGTTTGCACGCGCCATCAGCGATGGCATGTCCAACGGATACCTGTCGATGGTCGTGGTTGCCGAGCCGTTCCGTCGGCAAGGCATCGGGCAAGCGCTGGTCCAACACGTCTTGGGGTCGGAGACGGACATCACATGGGTGCTGCGGGCAGGCAGGTCGGGTGCCGCCGAGTTCTTCGCCAAGCTGGGCTTCAGCCCTTCGTCGGTCGCGATGGAGCGGCCGCGGGGGCAACGCCTGCGCATCGAGGTTTGA
- a CDS encoding TerC family protein: MLELLTDPQVWIAFATLTALELVLGIDNIIFISILVDKLPAAKREFARRTGLFMAMFMRIGLLLVLAWIVGLVAPFFSVLGKDISGRDLILILGGLFLIWKSTSEVHQSLEGGHEQKSSAVKATFASVILQIMVIDLVFSLDSIITAVGMVDDVRVMIAAVIVSVLLMMLFAGPIGRFVSNHPTIKMLALAFLVVVGVVLVAEGFGHHVPKGYVYFAMAFSLAVEMLNIRLRKKSAKPVELHPPHIPGD; encoded by the coding sequence GTGCTTGAACTGCTGACGGATCCCCAGGTCTGGATCGCCTTTGCGACCCTGACCGCGCTCGAGCTCGTGCTGGGCATCGACAACATCATCTTCATCTCGATCCTGGTCGACAAGCTGCCGGCCGCCAAGCGCGAATTCGCACGCCGGACCGGACTGTTCATGGCCATGTTCATGCGCATCGGGCTGCTGTTGGTGCTCGCCTGGATCGTGGGGCTGGTCGCTCCGTTTTTCTCGGTGCTTGGCAAGGACATTTCTGGGCGAGACCTGATACTGATCCTGGGCGGGCTGTTCCTGATCTGGAAGAGCACGAGCGAGGTCCACCAGTCGCTGGAGGGCGGCCACGAGCAGAAGTCCAGCGCCGTCAAGGCCACCTTCGCCTCCGTCATCCTCCAGATCATGGTCATCGATCTGGTGTTCTCGCTGGACTCGATCATCACCGCGGTCGGAATGGTGGATGACGTGCGGGTCATGATCGCTGCGGTGATCGTGTCCGTGTTGCTCATGATGCTGTTCGCCGGCCCCATCGGGCGCTTCGTCTCGAACCATCCCACCATCAAGATGCTGGCGCTGGCCTTCCTGGTGGTGGTGGGCGTGGTTCTTGTGGCGGAGGGCTTCGGGCATCACGTGCCCAAGGGCTACGTGTACTTTGCGATGGCCTTCTCGCTGGCCGTGGAGATGCTCAACATCCGGCTGCGCAAGAAATCAGCCAAACCCGTGGAGCTGCACCCGCCCCATATTCCGGGCGACTGA
- a CDS encoding SRPBCC family protein: MATNTVRLHRVLRAPPERLYRAFVEPSAFERWLPPFGFTGKVHSMEPVVGGAWRMSFTAFGSGHSHSFGGKYLELIPGQRIAYDAAFDDPNLPGTMKTTVTLTPVSCGTDMSVVQEGIPEVIPVEMCYLGWQESLVALAQLVEPEISG; encoded by the coding sequence ATGGCTACCAACACCGTCCGTCTGCACCGCGTGCTGCGCGCCCCACCGGAGCGGCTCTACCGTGCCTTCGTCGAACCCAGTGCCTTCGAGCGCTGGCTGCCACCGTTCGGATTCACCGGCAAGGTCCACAGCATGGAGCCCGTGGTCGGGGGTGCCTGGCGCATGTCCTTCACCGCTTTTGGCAGCGGCCACAGCCACTCGTTCGGCGGGAAGTACCTGGAGCTTATCCCCGGCCAGCGCATTGCCTACGACGCGGCCTTCGACGACCCCAACCTGCCGGGCACCATGAAGACCACCGTGACGCTGACGCCCGTGTCCTGCGGCACCGACATGTCCGTCGTGCAAGAAGGCATCCCCGAAGTGATTCCCGTGGAGATGTGCTACCTGGGCTGGCAGGAGTCGCTTGTCGCGCTCGCCCAACTGGTCGAGCCCGAGATTTCCGGCTGA
- a CDS encoding amidohydrolase family protein has product MTNPPIAYAGACDCHVHIYEDAWPLAPTATFKPPHAPASAYREVQQALGLTRTIVVQPTGYGFDNRCTLSALEQLGPEARGIAMVPPDVADDELEGLHRAGIRGVRFMMLAGGLLPWPSLEDMAARIASLAWNINLQLDGRALPQHMAMLERLPGRFVIDHIGKFLGPAALDGEAVGALCRLLDKGNCWIKLAAPYETSKSGPPAYADVVPLAQLLARRYPERCVWASNWPHPNVKPEPSNAALLDWALELCDSEPARRKLLVDNPAELYGFGT; this is encoded by the coding sequence ATGACGAATCCTCCCATTGCCTACGCCGGCGCCTGCGATTGCCACGTCCACATCTACGAAGACGCCTGGCCGCTCGCGCCCACCGCGACCTTCAAGCCGCCGCATGCACCGGCCTCGGCCTACCGCGAAGTGCAGCAGGCGCTCGGCCTCACGCGCACCATCGTGGTCCAGCCCACGGGCTATGGCTTCGACAACCGCTGCACGCTGTCGGCGCTGGAGCAGCTGGGGCCCGAGGCGCGCGGTATCGCGATGGTGCCGCCCGATGTGGCCGACGACGAGCTCGAGGGCCTGCACCGGGCCGGCATCCGCGGCGTGCGCTTCATGATGCTGGCAGGCGGCCTGCTGCCCTGGCCGAGCCTGGAAGACATGGCTGCACGCATCGCGTCGCTCGCCTGGAACATCAACCTGCAGCTCGACGGCCGCGCGCTGCCGCAGCACATGGCCATGCTGGAGCGCCTGCCGGGCCGCTTCGTCATCGACCACATCGGCAAGTTTCTCGGACCGGCGGCGCTCGACGGCGAGGCCGTGGGCGCACTCTGCCGCCTGCTCGACAAGGGCAACTGCTGGATCAAGCTGGCCGCGCCCTACGAGACCTCGAAGAGCGGCCCGCCCGCGTACGCCGACGTGGTGCCGCTCGCGCAGCTTCTGGCCCGGCGCTATCCCGAGCGCTGCGTGTGGGCCAGCAACTGGCCGCATCCCAACGTCAAGCCCGAACCCTCCAACGCAGCCTTGCTGGACTGGGCACTGGAGCTTTGCGATAGCGAGCCGGCGCGCCGCAAGCTGCTGGTGGACAACCCGGCCGAGCTCTACGGCTTCGGCACGTAG
- a CDS encoding hydroxyacid dehydrogenase — MTTVFVTHPADKLAQYFGPKATQALEAIAEVRFNPEARELSTPELVAAAQGCDALIAYRQTPGPESLFRDLPQLAAFVRCAVDIRTVDVEAASRHGVLVTQASPGFVPAVAEWIVAAMVDLARGIGRYTHAYHRGEPPAPFMGRQLRASTLGIIGFGAIGRYLGDLAQAFGMRVLVNDPLPIEKQAMREQVALPVLLAQSDFVVCLAPANAQTEKLMNAEAFAAMKPGAFFINAARGELVDDEALLAALESGQLEGAALDVGRAPDQMPTPALARHPRVVATPHIGGLTLPAVEHQALETVSQIAALMRGEMPPGAVNAAHATRIAQWSLAA; from the coding sequence ATGACGACCGTTTTCGTGACCCACCCGGCCGACAAGCTGGCGCAGTACTTCGGCCCCAAGGCCACCCAGGCACTGGAGGCGATCGCCGAAGTGCGCTTCAATCCCGAGGCGCGCGAGCTCTCGACGCCCGAGCTTGTGGCCGCGGCGCAGGGCTGCGATGCGCTGATCGCGTACCGGCAGACGCCCGGTCCCGAATCGCTCTTTCGCGACTTGCCGCAGCTGGCCGCCTTCGTGCGCTGCGCGGTCGACATCCGCACCGTCGACGTCGAGGCCGCGAGCCGCCACGGCGTGCTGGTGACGCAGGCCAGCCCGGGCTTCGTGCCCGCGGTTGCCGAGTGGATCGTCGCCGCAATGGTTGATCTCGCGCGTGGCATCGGGCGCTACACCCATGCCTATCATCGCGGCGAGCCGCCGGCGCCCTTCATGGGCCGGCAGTTGCGCGCCTCGACGCTGGGCATCATCGGCTTCGGCGCCATCGGCCGTTACCTGGGCGACCTGGCGCAGGCCTTCGGCATGCGCGTGCTGGTCAACGATCCGCTGCCGATCGAGAAGCAGGCGATGCGCGAACAGGTCGCGCTGCCGGTGCTGCTGGCGCAGTCCGACTTCGTCGTCTGCCTGGCGCCGGCCAACGCGCAGACCGAGAAGCTCATGAACGCCGAAGCCTTCGCAGCCATGAAGCCGGGCGCCTTCTTCATCAATGCCGCGCGCGGCGAACTGGTCGACGACGAGGCCTTGCTCGCCGCACTCGAATCCGGCCAGCTGGAAGGCGCTGCGCTCGACGTCGGCCGAGCGCCCGACCAGATGCCCACGCCGGCGCTCGCGCGCCACCCCCGCGTCGTGGCCACACCGCATATCGGCGGGCTCACACTGCCGGCGGTGGAGCACCAGGCGCTCGAGACCGTGTCGCAGATCGCCGCACTGATGCGCGGCGAGATGCCGCCCGGCGCCGTGAACGCGGCGCATGCCACGCGGATTGCCCAATGGAGTCTTGCCGCATGA
- a CDS encoding LacI family DNA-binding transcriptional regulator — MTTIQDVARHAAVSVSTVSNVLNGRTDRMRAETLARVEASIQALQFRPSKLAQQLKTGQTPLLGLLVPSMANPMYGYIAREIESVAQERFGFRLLIGSTYRDREKESAFFEDLLAHGVRRVIVISSLADERHFESAVERGMAVVSYDRGATPGKPSKVGHVMPDNFEAARLATQHLIDKGHRRLAFATVAGMTMSRSAKIDGFFAAAEAAGLRASAQVLDGGALNEYGDSVIAEVGRATALQIAGLPEHPTGIVALNDLMALGLMAGLREAGLGVPEDVSVVGIDGLFLATVSNPMLTTVQLPVREMARAMVERVMQHPGEASENEREQVFTGVQLIERESVAPPPAASQPRIARRTKPEKAAP; from the coding sequence ATGACCACCATCCAGGACGTCGCCCGCCATGCCGCCGTGTCGGTCAGCACCGTGTCCAACGTGCTCAACGGCCGCACCGACCGCATGCGTGCGGAAACCCTGGCGCGCGTCGAGGCGTCGATCCAGGCGCTGCAGTTTCGCCCGAGCAAGCTGGCCCAGCAGCTCAAGACCGGACAGACGCCGCTCCTGGGCCTGCTCGTGCCGTCGATGGCGAACCCGATGTACGGCTACATCGCGCGCGAGATCGAGAGCGTGGCGCAGGAGCGCTTCGGCTTCAGGCTCCTGATCGGCAGCACCTACCGCGACCGGGAGAAGGAGAGCGCCTTCTTCGAGGACCTGCTGGCGCACGGCGTGCGGCGCGTGATCGTGATCTCCTCGCTGGCCGATGAGCGCCACTTCGAATCGGCGGTGGAGCGCGGCATGGCGGTGGTGAGCTACGACCGTGGCGCGACCCCCGGCAAGCCTTCGAAGGTGGGCCACGTGATGCCCGACAACTTCGAGGCCGCGCGCCTGGCCACGCAGCACCTGATCGACAAGGGCCACCGCCGCCTGGCCTTCGCCACCGTGGCCGGCATGACCATGAGCCGCAGCGCCAAGATCGACGGCTTCTTCGCCGCCGCCGAGGCCGCGGGCCTGCGTGCGAGCGCGCAGGTGCTCGACGGCGGCGCGCTCAACGAATACGGCGACTCGGTGATCGCCGAGGTCGGCCGCGCGACCGCGCTGCAGATCGCGGGCCTGCCCGAGCATCCGACCGGCATCGTCGCCCTCAACGACCTGATGGCGCTGGGGCTGATGGCGGGCCTGCGCGAAGCCGGCCTGGGCGTGCCGGAGGATGTTTCGGTGGTGGGCATCGACGGCCTGTTCCTCGCGACCGTGTCCAACCCGATGCTGACGACGGTGCAGCTGCCGGTGCGCGAGATGGCGCGCGCCATGGTCGAGCGCGTGATGCAGCACCCGGGCGAGGCCAGCGAGAACGAGCGCGAGCAGGTCTTCACCGGTGTCCAACTGATCGAACGCGAGTCCGTCGCACCGCCGCCCGCGGCCAGCCAGCCCCGCATCGCAAGAAGAACCAAACCGGAGAAGGCAGCCCCATGA
- a CDS encoding TRAP transporter large permease subunit translates to MTAVAASSLGFRHDTVSGGWLRALNRWTEILSAVVLAADVVVVFLSVVFRYFLHDPVDWAEEIARALMIVLVFFGAATVLARSQHVGIDLFRHLLPAHWQPALMQVSHWIIAGVAASLLLSSTLLLVDTYEQTTSIGLPQWLYVYPVVIGSLFMTLFGLANALNGPRRVVLGTLAACVLLMTAIFGWNSLVPQHAIPSGLLLAAGFIGGLMLGVPIGFVLAFSALLYFLSDPSLPMLIYSQQVMAGTDHFVLLAIPFFVLAGLLMESNGMSSRLIELLLRIFGRVRGGLGLITITATAFFSGVSGSKLADIAAVGGIVMPAVRRTKQDPNEAAGLLACTAVMAETIPPCINMIIMGFVANISIAGLFMAGLVPAAVMALALGALAIIVGRKINPDDAFEKRTPLLKLLGGALVAIVMVGMIGKGVTSGVATSTEVSAFAVVYALVVGSLAFRELSARAMAQLFVRSASMAGSILFIVAAASSVSFALTIEQIPQLVSTAMISFAQQYGSVMFILLSVGIMIVFGAVLEGAPALIIFGPLLTPIAQQLGIHPLHFGTVMVIAMGLGLFAPPIGLGLFATCAITGTQVKDVARPMMKYLAVLLVTLIVLVLVPSFSLWLPNRLGL, encoded by the coding sequence ATGACCGCGGTCGCCGCATCCTCGCTGGGCTTTCGCCACGACACGGTCTCGGGCGGGTGGCTCCGCGCACTGAACCGCTGGACCGAGATCCTGTCGGCCGTCGTGCTCGCTGCCGACGTGGTCGTGGTCTTTCTCTCGGTCGTGTTCCGCTACTTCCTGCACGACCCGGTGGACTGGGCCGAGGAGATCGCGCGTGCGCTGATGATCGTGCTGGTGTTCTTCGGCGCCGCCACCGTGCTCGCGCGCAGCCAGCACGTGGGCATCGACCTGTTCCGCCACCTGCTGCCGGCGCACTGGCAGCCCGCGCTGATGCAGGTGAGCCACTGGATCATCGCCGGGGTGGCGGCGAGCCTGCTCCTCTCGTCGACGCTGCTGCTGGTGGACACCTACGAGCAGACCACCTCGATCGGCCTGCCGCAATGGCTCTATGTCTATCCGGTGGTGATCGGCAGCCTGTTCATGACGCTGTTCGGCCTGGCCAATGCACTCAACGGTCCGCGCCGCGTGGTGCTCGGCACGCTGGCCGCGTGCGTGCTGCTGATGACGGCGATCTTCGGCTGGAACTCGCTGGTGCCGCAGCACGCCATCCCGAGCGGCCTGCTGCTGGCGGCCGGCTTCATTGGCGGACTGATGCTCGGCGTGCCGATCGGCTTCGTGCTGGCCTTCTCGGCACTGCTCTACTTTCTCTCCGATCCTTCGCTGCCGATGCTGATCTACTCGCAGCAGGTCATGGCCGGCACCGACCATTTCGTGCTGCTGGCCATTCCCTTCTTCGTGCTGGCCGGCCTGCTGATGGAATCGAACGGCATGTCCTCCCGGCTGATCGAGCTGCTGCTGCGCATCTTCGGACGCGTGCGCGGCGGGCTGGGGCTGATCACCATCACCGCGACCGCCTTCTTCTCGGGCGTGTCGGGCTCCAAGCTGGCCGACATTGCCGCGGTGGGAGGCATCGTGATGCCTGCGGTGCGCCGAACCAAACAGGACCCGAACGAAGCCGCGGGGCTGCTCGCCTGCACGGCGGTGATGGCCGAGACCATTCCGCCCTGCATCAACATGATCATCATGGGTTTCGTGGCCAACATCTCCATCGCCGGCCTCTTCATGGCCGGCCTGGTGCCTGCGGCCGTGATGGCGCTGGCGCTGGGCGCGCTGGCGATCATCGTCGGGCGCAAGATCAATCCCGACGATGCCTTCGAGAAGCGCACGCCGCTCCTGAAGCTGCTCGGCGGCGCGCTGGTCGCGATCGTCATGGTGGGCATGATCGGCAAGGGCGTGACCTCGGGTGTCGCAACCTCGACCGAAGTCTCGGCCTTCGCCGTGGTCTATGCGCTGGTGGTCGGCAGCCTGGCCTTCCGCGAGCTCAGCGCGCGCGCCATGGCGCAGCTCTTCGTGCGTTCGGCGTCGATGGCGGGCAGCATCCTCTTCATCGTGGCGGCCGCATCCAGCGTGTCCTTCGCGCTCACCATCGAGCAGATCCCGCAGCTGGTGTCGACCGCCATGATCTCTTTCGCGCAGCAGTACGGCAGCGTGATGTTCATCCTGCTGTCGGTGGGGATCATGATCGTCTTCGGCGCCGTGCTCGAAGGCGCGCCGGCGCTGATCATCTTCGGCCCGCTGCTGACGCCGATCGCGCAGCAGCTGGGCATCCATCCGCTGCACTTCGGCACGGTGATGGTGATCGCGATGGGCCTGGGCCTGTTCGCACCGCCGATCGGCCTCGGCCTGTTCGCCACCTGCGCGATCACCGGCACCCAGGTCAAGGACGTGGCCCGGCCCATGATGAAATACCTGGCAGTGCTCCTGGTGACGCTGATCGTGCTGGTGCTCGTTCCGTCGTTCTCCTTGTGGCTCCCGAACCGGCTCGGACTGTAG
- a CDS encoding TRAP transporter substrate-binding protein, with protein sequence MVSIPRRRFVHAGAAASLAALAGFPALVRAQSTIALRFSSSMLADDNAAHFVWCQRLQANLKAAVGDAIRIDYFPNNQLGKESDVVQQVKVGSVDMMVTGSSIFATISPEIGMLDLGYLFDSYAHAGKALEGPAGATLNELLQKRSGCSILTWASHFGARSVYTKAPVKSLAEIKGVKLRVLPTPAFIETFKLMGAIPTPIPFGELYMAAQTGVVDGFEHDAATVLASKLNEVVKSCWLTEHLFSPMVVVIGKRGMDKIPASLRPAFLKAVNDATTQQRAIASDKGKAAIEELQRKGVAFFPMAAAERTAVRKEMESRLWADFAKQYPATAPLFAAVNAARV encoded by the coding sequence ATGGTTTCGATTCCACGCCGCCGATTCGTGCATGCGGGCGCTGCCGCATCGCTGGCCGCCCTTGCAGGATTTCCTGCCCTCGTCCGCGCGCAATCGACCATTGCGCTGCGCTTCTCCTCCTCGATGCTGGCGGACGACAACGCCGCCCACTTCGTGTGGTGCCAGCGGCTGCAGGCCAACCTCAAGGCGGCCGTGGGCGACGCCATTCGCATCGACTACTTCCCCAACAACCAGCTGGGCAAGGAAAGCGACGTCGTGCAACAGGTCAAGGTCGGCTCGGTCGACATGATGGTGACCGGCTCTTCCATCTTCGCCACCATCTCGCCCGAGATCGGCATGCTCGACCTGGGCTACCTGTTCGACAGCTACGCCCATGCCGGCAAGGCGCTCGAAGGCCCGGCCGGGGCAACGCTCAACGAGCTGCTGCAGAAGCGCTCGGGCTGCTCCATCCTGACCTGGGCTTCGCACTTCGGCGCGCGCAGCGTCTACACCAAGGCGCCGGTCAAGTCGCTGGCCGAGATCAAGGGTGTCAAGCTGCGCGTGCTGCCCACGCCGGCCTTCATCGAGACCTTCAAGCTGATGGGCGCGATCCCCACGCCCATTCCTTTCGGCGAGCTCTACATGGCGGCGCAGACCGGCGTGGTCGACGGCTTCGAGCACGACGCGGCCACGGTGCTGGCCAGCAAGCTCAACGAAGTGGTCAAGTCCTGCTGGCTCACCGAGCACCTGTTCAGCCCGATGGTGGTGGTGATCGGCAAGCGCGGCATGGACAAGATTCCCGCCAGCTTGCGCCCGGCCTTCCTGAAGGCGGTCAACGATGCGACCACGCAGCAGCGCGCCATCGCGAGCGACAAGGGCAAGGCCGCGATCGAGGAGCTGCAGCGCAAGGGCGTGGCCTTCTTCCCGATGGCGGCGGCCGAGCGCACGGCCGTGCGCAAGGAAATGGAAAGCAGGCTCTGGGCCGACTTCGCCAAGCAGTACCCGGCGACGGCGCCGCTCTTCGCCGCGGTCAACGCGGCGCGGGTCTGA